In Procambarus clarkii isolate CNS0578487 chromosome 6, FALCON_Pclarkii_2.0, whole genome shotgun sequence, one DNA window encodes the following:
- the LOC123752962 gene encoding autotransporter adhesin SadA-like has protein sequence MPTATVAASVDDAGAADFGSVNADFGSINVDFGSINADFGSVNADFGSINVDFGSINAHFGSVNADFGSINADFGSINADFGSVNADFGSINVDFGSINAHFGSVNADFGSINADFGSINADFGSVNANFGSVNADFGSVNADFGSINADFGSVNADFGSINADFGSINADFGSINADFGSINADFDSINADFGSINADFGSIIADFGSINADFGSINADFGSINADFGYINADFGSINADFGSINVDFGSINVDFGSINADFGSINADFGSIKADFGSINADFSSVNADFGSVNADFGSVNADFGSINADFGSINADFGSINADFGSVNADFGSVNADFGSINADFGSINADFGSINADFGSINADFGSINADFGSINDDFGSINADFGSIKADFGSINADFGSINADFGSINADFGSVNADFGSVNADYDFGSINADFSSINADFDSINADFGSINADFGSINADFGSINADFGSVNADFGSINADFGSINADFGSINADFGSINADFGSINADFGSINTDFGSVNADFGSINADFGSINTDFGSVNADFGSINADFDSINVDYGSNNADFGSINADFGSIIADFGSINADFGSINTDFGSVNTDFGSVNADFGSINADFSSINAVFGSKADFDSINADYGSNNADFGSINADFSSINADFDSNNADFYFLPTFVDAVVIEPLCYRNGECFE, from the exons ATGCCTACTGCTACCGTTGCTGCTTCTGTTgatgatgctggtgctgctgattTTGGTTCTGTTAATGCTGACTTTGGTTCTATTAATGTTGATTTTGGTTCTATTAATGCTGATTTTGGTTCTGTTAATGCTGATTTTGGTTCTATTAATGTTGATTTTGGTTCTATTAATGCTCATTTTGGTTCTGTTAATGCTGATTTTGGTTCTATTAATGCTGATTTTGGTTCAATTAATGCTGATTTTGGTTCTGTTAATGCTGATTTTGGTTCTATTAATGTTGATTTTGGTTCTATTAATGCTCATTTTGGTTCTGTTAATGCTGATTTTGGTTCTATTAATGCTGATTTTGGTTCTATTAATGCTGATTTTGGTTCTGTTAATGCTAATTTTGGTTCTGTTAATGCTGATTTTGGTTCTGTTAATGCTGATTTTGGTTCTATTAATGCTGATTTTGGTTCTGTTAATGCTGATTTTGGTTCTATTAATGCTGATTTTGGTTCTATTAATGCTGATTTTGGTTCTATTAATGCTGATTTTGGTTCTATTAATGCTGATTTTGATTCTATTAATGCTGATTTTGGTTCTATTAATGCTGATTTTGGTTCTATTATTGCTGATTTTGGTTCTATTAATGCTGATTTTGGTTCTATAAATGCTGATTTTGGTTCTATTAATGCTGATTTTGGTTATATTAATGCTGATTTTGGTTCTATTAATGCTGATTTTGGTTCTATTAACGTTGATTTTGGTTCTATTAACGTTGATTTTGGTTCTATTAATGCTGATTTTGGTTCTATTAATGCTGATTTTGGTTCTATTAAGGCTGATTTTGGTTCTATTAATGCTGATTTTAGTTCTGTTAATGCTGATTTTGGTTCTGTTAATGCTGATTTTGGTTCAGTTAATGCTGATTTTGGTTCTATTAATGCTGATTTTGGTTCAATTAATGCTGATTTTGGTTCTATTAATGCTGATTTTGGTTCTGTTAATGCTGATTTTGGTTCAGTTAATGCTGATTTTGGTTCTATTAATGCTGATTTTGGTTCTATTAATGCTGATTTTGGTTCTATTAATGCTGATTTTGGTTCTATTAATGCTGATTTTGGTTCTATTAACGCTGATTTTGGTTCTATTAATGATGATTTTGGTTCTATTAATGCTGATTTTGGTTCTATTAAGGCTGATTTTGGTTCTATTAATGCTGATTTTGGTTCTATTAATGCTGATTTTGGTTCTATTAATGCTGATTTTGGTTCAGTTAATGCTGATTTTGGTTCAGTTAATGCTGATTATG ATTTTGGTTCTATTAATGCTGATTTTAGTTCTATTAATGCTGACTTTGATTCTATTAATGCTGATTTTGGTTCTATTAATGCTGATTTTGGTTCTATTAATGCTGATTTTGGTTCTATTAATGCTGATTTTGGTTCAGTTAATGCTGATTTTGGTTCTATTAATGCGGATTTTGGTTCTATTAATGCTGATTTTGGTTCTATTAATGCTGATTTTGGTTCTATTAATGCTGATTTTGGTTCTATTAATGCTGATTTTGGTTCTATTAATACTGATTTTGGTTCTGTTAATGCTGATTTTGGTTCTATTAATGCTGATTTTGGTTCTATTAATACTGATTTTGGTTCTGTTAATGCTGATTTTGGTTCTATTAATGCTGATTTTGATTCTATTAATGTTGATTATGGTTCTAATAATGCTGATTTTGGTTCTATTAATGCTGATTTTGGTTCTATTATTGCTGATTTTGGTTCTATTAATGCTGATTTTGGTTCTATTAATACTGATTTTGGTTCTGTTAATACTGATTTTGGTTCTGTTAATGCTGATTTTGGTTCTATTAATGCTGATTTTAGTTCTATTAATGCTGTTTTTGGTTCTAAGGCTGATTTTGATTCTATTAATGCTGATTATGGTTCTAATAATGCTGATTTTGGTTCTATTAATGCTGATTTTAGTTCTATTAATGCTGATTTTGATTCTAATAATGCTGATTTTTATTTTCTTCCTACTTTTGTTGATGCTGTTGTAATAGAGCCACTGTGCTACAGAAATGGGGAGTGTTTTGAATGA